Proteins found in one Macaca nemestrina isolate mMacNem1 chromosome 4, mMacNem.hap1, whole genome shotgun sequence genomic segment:
- the LOC105472818 gene encoding procathepsin L encodes MNPSLFLAAFCLGIASAALTRDHSLDAQWIKWKAKHKKLYGMNEEGWRRAVWEKNMKMIEQHNQEYSQGKHSFTMAMNAFGDMTNGEFRQVMNGFQYQKHRKGKEFQEHLLLEIPTSVDWRERGYVTPVKNQGMCGSCWAFSATGALEGQMFWKTGKLISLSEQNLVDCSWPQGNEGCNGGFMDNSFRYVQENGGLDSEASYPYEGKVKTCRYNPKYSVANDTGFVDIPSREKDLAKAVATVGPISVAVDASHFSFQFYKKGIYFEPRCDPEGLDHAMLAVGYGYERADLDNNKYWLVKNSWGKNWGMDGYIKMAKDRRNNCGIATAASYPTV; translated from the coding sequence ATGAATCCTTCACTCTTCCTGGCTGCCTTTTGCCTGGGAATTGCCTCAGCTGCTCTAACACGTGACCACAGTTTAGATGCACAGTGGATCAAGTGGAAAGCAAAGCATAAGAAATTATATGGCATGAATGAAGAAGGATGGAGGAGAGCAGTGTGGGAGAAGAACATGAAGATGATTGAGCAGCACAATCAAGAATACAGTCAAGGGAAACACAGCTTCACAATGGCCATGAACGCCTTTGGAGACATGACCAATGGAGAATTTAGGCAGGTGATGAATGGTTTTCAATACCAGAAGCACAGGAAGGGGAAGGAGTTCCAGGAACATCTTCTTCTTGAGATCCCCACATCTGTggactggagagagagaggcTACGTGACTCCTGTGAAGAATCAGGGTATGTGTGGCTCTTGTTGGGCTTTTAGTGCAACTGGTGCTCTGGAAGGGCAGATGTTCTGGAAAACAGGCAAACTTATTTCACTGAGTGAGCAGAATCTGGTAGACTGCTCTTGGCCTCAAGGCAATGAGGGCTGCAACGGTGGTTTCATGGATAATTCCTTCCGGTATGTTCAGGAGAACGGAGGCCTGGACTCTGAGGCATCCTATCCATATGAAGGAAAGGTTAAAACCTGTAGGTACAATCCCAAGTACTCTGTTGCTAATGACACTGGCTTTGTGGACATCCCTTCACGGGAGAAGGACCTGGCGAAGGCAGTGGCAACTGTGGGGCCCATCTCTGTTGCTGTTGATGCAagccatttctccttccagttctacaaaaaaggaatttattttgagCCACGTTGTGACCCTGAAGGCCTAGATCATGCTATGCTGGCGGTTGGCTATGGCTATGAAAGAGCAGACTTGGATAACAATAAATATTGGCTGGTGAAGAACAGCTGGGGTAAAAACTGGGGCATGGATGGCTACATAAAGATGGCCAAAGACCGGAGGAACAACTGTGGAATCGCCACAGCAGCCAGCTACCCCACTGTGTGA